One Succinivibrio dextrinosolvens DNA window includes the following coding sequences:
- a CDS encoding CRISPR system precrRNA processing endoribonuclease RAMP protein Cas6, protein MENIYFADLLFEALTPIKSLPEYHGARFSAYLRFACRTVDVSFNECCIALQPFRKGKKIILEGQYVTLRLILTAEGIHKLSGICSALAVTSGKGEFSSETLRLCAVYDGVSGREIDPREGPENSFIPFTAESVEDEIQALLCYQYFTLNFISPLRLLLPAGKKLKTAPKIDKLCKEDFFAADDASLMHIISSIKDLGEFDREASIGMAIPVPWSCETEWTEFKYSKDRQIHLDGVTGTVTFKGKLNSACLAQRLVMGQYLGLGQDRRFGNGFYVIPELNPARQIRIPNA, encoded by the coding sequence ATGGAAAATATATATTTTGCAGATCTTCTCTTTGAAGCTTTAACCCCTATAAAATCACTTCCCGAATATCATGGCGCAAGGTTTTCTGCATATCTGCGTTTTGCCTGCCGTACGGTTGATGTGTCTTTTAATGAATGCTGTATTGCTCTGCAGCCTTTTAGAAAAGGAAAAAAAATAATTCTTGAAGGACAGTATGTAACTCTAAGACTGATCCTCACAGCAGAAGGTATACATAAATTATCAGGTATCTGCAGTGCACTGGCAGTTACCTCCGGTAAAGGTGAATTTTCGTCCGAAACCCTGCGCCTGTGTGCAGTCTATGATGGAGTAAGCGGTAGAGAGATTGATCCTAGAGAAGGTCCGGAGAATTCCTTTATTCCTTTCACCGCTGAAAGTGTAGAGGACGAAATACAGGCTCTTTTATGCTATCAATATTTTACGCTTAACTTTATTTCTCCTTTAAGACTGCTGCTGCCTGCAGGAAAAAAATTAAAAACAGCTCCAAAAATCGATAAATTGTGCAAAGAGGATTTCTTTGCAGCAGATGACGCTTCCTTAATGCACATAATATCGTCTATCAAAGACCTCGGCGAATTTGACCGTGAAGCTTCGATAGGAATGGCAATCCCGGTTCCATGGAGCTGTGAAACCGAGTGGACAGAATTCAAATACAGCAAAGACAGGCAGATACATCTTGATGGTGTTACAGGTACAGTTACATTTAAAGGAAAGCTTAATTCAGCATGTTTAGCACAGAGACTTGTAATGGGACAGTACCTTGGTTTAGGACAGGACCGAAGATTTGGGAACGGATTTTACGTTATCCCTGAATTAAATCCAGCAAGACAGATAAGAATTCCCAACGCATAA
- a CDS encoding RAMP superfamily CRISPR-associated protein yields the protein MRSKLTVTFLSDWQISSGIGDGYLADSMLVRNDKGLPYIPGRALKGALREGAWILSKSGRKDLKDALDLFFGTGKDNRKDNPKENHSGITYIRSAQLPEALTSLLPKDRGACEGVISDLTCNRIQTALEDDQVKDGSLRSAECGIPGLVFESELEIDSTGLKVSDEWIKQYFTAVCATVKSMGANRSRGLGNCEILINGEKPQKITLPKEVEALV from the coding sequence ATGAGAAGCAAACTTACCGTAACCTTCCTCTCCGACTGGCAGATATCAAGCGGAATAGGTGATGGCTATCTGGCCGATTCCATGCTGGTTAGAAACGATAAAGGTCTGCCTTATATCCCTGGAAGAGCATTGAAAGGTGCTTTAAGAGAAGGCGCCTGGATCTTGTCAAAGTCAGGCCGAAAAGATTTAAAAGATGCTCTGGATTTATTTTTTGGAACAGGAAAGGATAACAGAAAAGATAATCCAAAGGAGAATCACTCTGGCATAACCTATATCCGATCAGCTCAGTTACCAGAGGCTTTAACCTCTCTGTTACCAAAGGACAGAGGAGCCTGTGAGGGAGTCATATCAGATCTGACCTGTAACCGTATCCAGACAGCTTTAGAGGATGATCAGGTAAAGGACGGTTCACTTAGATCAGCTGAATGCGGTATTCCGGGGCTGGTCTTTGAAAGTGAACTGGAGATTGACAGTACTGGTTTAAAAGTCTCAGATGAATGGATTAAGCAGTATTTCACTGCAGTCTGTGCCACAGTAAAAAGCATGGGCGCAAATCGTTCCAGAGGACTTGGCAACTGCGAAATACTTATCAATGGAGAAAAACCTCAGAAAATAACTCTTCCAAAGGAAGTGGAGGCACTGGTATGA
- a CDS encoding Cas10/Cmr2 second palm domain-containing protein has protein sequence MANDLTYAIVEVGGIQNYILSTGKLREMIGGSQLIEDLSKGILERECKALNLDLIEPQNATEPTGNKVLALQRNAGEIHLLFSSREIAKKFISHFIFKISSDYPGIPLFGALNDEEHNCTWTDKDSYRQCRASAQKGITKLRNNAPVNTGMSMLPLCQMAGLDGLPAVDRIGDDFISVCSKSRQSRDLLEAADERLRQRFETVLPSEVKVIWTDDIEELAGSGDKIAYIHIDGNDLGKLFRSFLESDDYKNLNVQDSIKAMADLSKLVESSTRKAMDEGLKAIMSYEYEVKVWQEKGRNKLVVPARPLVQGGDDVTIVMRADLALLFISRFVNTFEKEAVCKLSNKEIQLSVGAGMVICQKGYPFIRAFNLSEELLKNAKELTKDEAVRPSSLDYLVITNEVENDLELIRHHIAKTADKKTMLTAKPLILSHNNLHDFVDKGLMVLNKLPRSTVRPALNQCRKGKDESRSAFETLERNIRRELGGRKDSNLMSPDEFKSVFPDNSFFTTVHKEIAGKSVEATYVGDWLELAHLLPNYHDERSYSVRVERYLALLKDGEEK, from the coding sequence ATGGCCAACGACCTTACCTATGCTATCGTCGAGGTAGGTGGAATTCAAAACTATATTCTATCTACCGGAAAACTGCGAGAAATGATTGGAGGATCTCAACTGATTGAAGATCTCTCCAAAGGGATCCTTGAAAGGGAATGTAAAGCATTAAATCTGGACTTAATAGAACCTCAGAACGCTACAGAACCTACAGGCAATAAAGTTCTCGCCCTTCAGCGTAACGCAGGTGAAATTCATCTTCTGTTCTCTTCAAGAGAAATCGCAAAAAAATTTATCAGTCATTTCATTTTTAAAATAAGTTCTGACTATCCAGGTATTCCTCTGTTCGGAGCTCTGAATGATGAAGAGCATAACTGTACATGGACTGATAAGGATAGCTATAGACAGTGTCGTGCTTCTGCTCAGAAAGGTATTACAAAACTTAGAAACAATGCCCCTGTGAATACCGGTATGTCGATGCTGCCATTATGTCAGATGGCCGGACTGGATGGTCTTCCTGCCGTAGATAGAATCGGTGACGATTTCATTTCAGTCTGTTCAAAATCCCGTCAGAGCAGAGATTTACTTGAAGCTGCAGATGAACGTCTGCGTCAGCGTTTTGAGACAGTCCTGCCTTCAGAGGTAAAGGTTATCTGGACAGACGATATAGAGGAGCTTGCAGGTAGCGGCGATAAGATTGCCTATATCCATATCGACGGTAATGATCTTGGAAAACTGTTCAGATCATTCCTTGAAAGTGATGATTATAAGAATCTCAATGTTCAGGACAGTATCAAAGCTATGGCTGATCTGTCAAAACTTGTAGAAAGCTCCACAAGAAAAGCCATGGATGAAGGTCTGAAGGCTATCATGAGCTACGAGTATGAGGTAAAGGTATGGCAGGAAAAAGGCAGGAATAAGCTTGTTGTCCCAGCCCGTCCTTTAGTTCAGGGCGGCGATGATGTAACAATAGTTATGAGAGCCGATCTTGCGCTGCTGTTTATAAGCAGATTTGTTAATACCTTTGAGAAGGAAGCTGTTTGTAAGCTAAGCAACAAGGAGATTCAGCTATCTGTGGGTGCCGGTATGGTCATCTGCCAGAAGGGCTATCCTTTCATCAGAGCCTTTAATCTGTCTGAAGAGCTTTTAAAGAATGCAAAGGAATTAACCAAGGATGAAGCCGTAAGACCAAGTTCTTTGGATTATCTTGTGATTACCAATGAGGTTGAGAACGATCTTGAACTGATTCGCCACCATATCGCAAAGACTGCAGACAAGAAGACAATGCTGACAGCAAAACCTCTGATTTTAAGTCACAATAATCTGCATGACTTTGTGGATAAGGGACTGATGGTTCTGAATAAATTACCACGTTCAACTGTTCGTCCTGCATTGAATCAGTGTAGAAAGGGTAAGGATGAAAGCAGGTCTGCCTTTGAAACACTTGAACGCAATATTAGAAGAGAGCTTGGCGGACGCAAAGACTCAAATCTGATGTCTCCTGATGAGTTTAAGTCGGTATTCCCTGATAACTCCTTCTTTACAACGGTTCATAAGGAGATTGCAGGTAAGAGTGTAGAGGCAACCTATGTGGGAGACTGGCTGGAACTGGCACATCTTCTACCTAATTATCATGATGAACGCAGTTACTCTGTAAGAGTAGAACGTTATCTGGCTCTATTGAAAGATGGTGAGGAGAAATAA
- the cas1 gene encoding CRISPR-associated endonuclease Cas1, translating to MLSNCVEKYSMADYISNLKVTVYLTCRTISATLKNDNQICIEKEDGTCQLVNIDCIRRMVLIGKVTNLSYLVLHRMMIKRIPVDFLDLFGRTTGQLLPDNDEIKTYYLSQEKFKDSLNSLVFARTIVKTKIHNCHEIIRRRKDKVSSDFDYKKFMQMINSADSKDSLRGIEGIAAKHYFSLWSGIVKDFEWTGRIKHPATDSINAVLSLGYTLLRNRLTSALKSKGLNPRLGFYHISRGCHAALSSDLMEQFRALVDTTVLGAIRKKIIKPDDFSCKENSISIISGSAFPKILGIFEEMFNDVKIFYCCNGSKSEKVMKSSNDIIEDCAENYVMSLQDKMSFQTWSIGNGAMFSH from the coding sequence ATGTTATCTAATTGTGTAGAGAAATATTCAATGGCAGATTACATATCTAACCTTAAAGTTACAGTATATTTAACATGCAGAACCATCAGTGCAACTTTGAAAAATGACAATCAAATCTGTATAGAGAAGGAAGATGGAACCTGTCAACTGGTAAATATAGACTGTATTAGGCGAATGGTTCTGATTGGCAAAGTCACAAATTTGTCTTATCTGGTTCTGCATCGCATGATGATTAAAAGAATACCCGTAGATTTTCTTGATTTATTCGGGAGGACAACAGGACAGCTTTTACCTGATAATGATGAGATTAAGACTTATTATTTATCTCAGGAAAAATTTAAGGATTCATTAAATTCTCTTGTCTTTGCTAGGACGATAGTAAAAACAAAAATTCATAATTGCCATGAGATTATCAGAAGAAGAAAAGATAAAGTATCCTCTGATTTTGATTACAAAAAATTCATGCAGATGATAAATTCTGCGGATAGCAAGGATTCCCTGAGGGGGATTGAAGGAATAGCCGCAAAACATTATTTTTCACTTTGGAGCGGTATTGTAAAAGACTTTGAATGGACCGGAAGAATTAAGCATCCTGCTACTGATTCCATTAACGCAGTACTATCTTTGGGATATACACTTTTACGAAACCGACTGACTTCTGCATTAAAATCCAAAGGTTTAAATCCAAGACTTGGCTTTTACCATATATCAAGAGGTTGTCACGCAGCCCTGTCTTCAGATCTAATGGAACAGTTTCGAGCTCTGGTTGATACTACTGTTCTAGGAGCTATTCGAAAGAAAATTATAAAACCAGATGATTTCTCCTGCAAAGAAAACAGTATTTCAATCATATCTGGTTCAGCTTTCCCCAAGATCCTAGGGATATTTGAGGAAATGTTTAATGATGTAAAAATATTTTACTGCTGTAATGGCAGTAAATCTGAAAAGGTAATGAAATCCTCTAACGATATAATCGAGGACTGTGCAGAAAACTACGTTATGTCGCTGCAGGATAAAATGAGCTTTCAAACCTGGAGTATTGGAAATGGAGCAATGTTTTCTCATTAG
- the csm6 gene encoding type III-A CRISPR-associated CARF protein Csm6, with the protein MSKKVLFSPIGGNDPISQKNCFDGSMLHICRHYRPDIVYLYLSADMLTTEDKDHRYTESLKLLSTKLNQPIEVKLITRPELTDPHDFNYFFEDFRNEIKAIVSSLDEDDKLLINISSGTPGMKSALNVMSTLGEFRCTCIQIPNPEIKRTYNENYDLNTLWELDPDNEDTAKNRSTVVKCPNLLLLKGEQTIKSFLRQYDYHAAYSLAKDLEKTHSKEAVARYIDYLEFAKERSAFKNVSSLEHKLKDVSELLPISGLNRAVFEYALLCDLKWKRGELSDFVRSLSPLIQELFLRVVDENIYPVSLKLIKDKNELVPSRKKSNKKDRIEGDSHEVWDFATMEILAEHDETVRSILNVFKKYFKRNFYSEDRYTYVSSESLYRIIDELDKDKELRNDVYTLRNDVESSVRNLLAHKIVYIDEDWIKRSTGNLNEEKIMKLIKKVFRYTDVNVKDEYWDSYDRMNDFIIAKIEGLKIS; encoded by the coding sequence ATGTCAAAAAAAGTTTTATTTTCCCCTATAGGCGGAAACGATCCTATTTCTCAGAAAAACTGCTTTGATGGTTCTATGCTGCATATATGCAGACATTACAGACCAGACATAGTATATCTGTATCTTTCAGCAGATATGCTAACCACTGAAGATAAAGATCACCGTTATACAGAATCACTCAAGCTTCTTTCAACAAAACTGAATCAGCCTATTGAAGTAAAACTTATTACCAGACCAGAGCTGACAGATCCACATGACTTTAACTACTTCTTCGAAGACTTTAGAAACGAGATAAAAGCTATAGTTTCATCACTGGATGAGGATGACAAGCTGCTGATCAATATTTCATCCGGAACTCCTGGGATGAAAAGCGCTCTGAACGTAATGTCCACATTAGGTGAGTTCAGATGCACATGTATTCAGATTCCTAATCCGGAAATAAAACGCACCTACAATGAAAATTATGACCTAAATACCCTTTGGGAATTAGATCCGGACAATGAAGATACAGCAAAAAACCGCAGCACTGTGGTTAAATGTCCTAATCTGCTCTTATTAAAGGGAGAACAGACTATAAAGTCCTTCCTAAGACAGTATGACTATCATGCAGCATATTCTCTGGCAAAAGATCTTGAGAAGACTCACTCCAAGGAAGCTGTTGCAAGATATATTGATTATCTTGAGTTTGCAAAAGAACGCAGCGCTTTTAAGAATGTTAGTTCTTTAGAGCACAAATTAAAGGATGTCTCAGAACTGTTACCTATCTCGGGACTAAACAGAGCTGTATTTGAATATGCATTACTGTGCGATTTAAAGTGGAAACGAGGAGAATTGTCTGACTTTGTCCGCTCATTATCGCCACTGATTCAGGAACTGTTTCTGAGAGTCGTGGATGAGAACATTTACCCTGTTTCATTAAAGCTGATTAAGGATAAAAACGAACTAGTTCCTAGCAGGAAAAAAAGTAACAAGAAGGACAGAATTGAAGGAGACAGTCATGAAGTCTGGGATTTTGCCACAATGGAAATTCTTGCAGAACATGATGAAACTGTAAGGTCCATTCTTAATGTTTTTAAAAAATACTTTAAAAGAAATTTTTACTCTGAAGACAGATATACCTATGTTTCCTCTGAAAGCCTATATAGGATTATTGATGAATTAGATAAAGATAAAGAGCTGAGAAATGACGTCTACACACTGCGAAATGATGTCGAAAGCTCAGTCAGAAATCTTCTGGCTCACAAGATTGTCTACATTGACGAGGACTGGATTAAACGTTCCACCGGAAATCTGAATGAAGAGAAGATCATGAAGCTGATAAAGAAAGTCTTCCGTTACACAGATGTTAATGTAAAAGATGAGTACTGGGACTCATATGACAGAATGAATGATTTTATTATTGCCAAGATTGAAGGATTGAAAATCAGCTAA
- the cas2 gene encoding CRISPR-associated endonuclease Cas2 translates to MEQCFLISYDIADNRLRGYFFRRLKKIAIHLQKSVFFYEGNSEKLVHLEMMFSEKLTAEDNVLIMPCTKISYEDARIYSGKKRITIVC, encoded by the coding sequence ATGGAGCAATGTTTTCTCATTAGCTATGACATAGCTGATAACAGACTAAGAGGTTATTTCTTCAGAAGACTTAAGAAAATAGCCATTCATCTGCAGAAATCGGTTTTCTTTTACGAGGGTAACAGTGAAAAGCTTGTTCATCTTGAAATGATGTTTTCAGAGAAACTTACTGCAGAAGATAATGTTCTTATTATGCCTTGCACCAAGATAAGCTATGAGGATGCCAGAATTTATTCAGGGAAGAAAAGGATTACGATTGTCTGTTAG
- a CDS encoding RNA repair transcriptional activator RtcR family protein, protein MTEAESDLPIYVSWIGTTDIYCMESWRVTEGLDPAPDNSSRLTVPFKEEPGLNGPIRTFTDNKKFSKIYLLSSKEYESISSQVKDWICRGTKSKCQIINTPVEDPTSYDEVYKALDKFLSKYWSADTASRFVFNLTPGTPAMQAILFYMSQVRYSGGKTYRTVPQKYARNNKQILEVTAPFSLKPDLYLNTQTECPQSDEIEKVIELYAPVKAINILLLGESGVGKSSAAEKIHYRCGGKKDNFITANCAELAAGDANMFRAELFGAKKGSFTGCTEDKTGLFEQAQNGTIFLDEVAEIPLPSQSVLLRALQNKEIMSIGSKKEVRLNNVRVISATNHNLLEDVKNGKFREDLYYRLAMCSITLPNLREIACTNREYFRQLVTTILNDLKKEDPKLKDTDFKLTQDAWDCLLSSQWPGNIRQLRHVLLLSTVYALNTGKSEINGKIISLHLSKVTTVSSSSSPADDFIPNDLNQWLAEQKDKIIKNALKLTRDNTSKAAKILGMNEQTLYSYLKKAK, encoded by the coding sequence ATGACAGAAGCAGAATCAGATTTGCCTATATACGTAAGCTGGATTGGTACAACAGATATTTACTGTATGGAATCCTGGAGAGTAACAGAAGGGCTTGATCCTGCTCCTGACAACTCCAGCAGACTCACCGTTCCTTTTAAAGAAGAACCCGGACTGAACGGACCAATAAGAACCTTCACAGACAACAAAAAATTCTCAAAAATTTATCTTCTGTCCAGCAAAGAATACGAATCTATTTCCTCTCAGGTAAAAGACTGGATCTGCCGAGGAACTAAAAGTAAATGTCAGATTATCAACACACCAGTTGAAGATCCAACCTCTTATGATGAGGTATACAAGGCTTTGGATAAATTTTTATCCAAATACTGGAGTGCGGATACTGCTTCACGATTTGTATTTAATTTAACGCCAGGAACTCCTGCCATGCAGGCTATCCTCTTCTACATGTCTCAGGTGAGGTATTCAGGAGGAAAAACATATCGCACCGTTCCCCAAAAATATGCCAGGAACAATAAACAGATCCTTGAGGTAACAGCTCCTTTCAGCTTAAAACCGGATTTATATCTGAATACCCAGACAGAATGTCCACAGTCTGATGAAATTGAAAAAGTAATAGAGCTATATGCCCCAGTAAAAGCAATCAATATTCTGCTGTTAGGTGAAAGCGGTGTAGGTAAGTCATCTGCAGCAGAAAAGATCCATTACCGCTGCGGAGGAAAGAAGGATAACTTTATTACAGCAAACTGTGCAGAGCTTGCCGCAGGTGATGCCAATATGTTCAGAGCAGAACTGTTTGGAGCAAAGAAAGGATCTTTTACAGGCTGTACTGAAGATAAGACAGGATTATTTGAACAGGCTCAGAACGGAACAATCTTTCTAGATGAAGTTGCAGAGATTCCTTTACCAAGTCAATCGGTACTTTTACGTGCTCTTCAGAATAAAGAAATTATGAGCATCGGCAGTAAAAAAGAGGTCAGACTGAATAATGTCAGAGTTATATCGGCAACCAATCATAATCTCCTTGAGGATGTAAAAAACGGAAAATTCAGAGAGGATCTGTATTATCGACTGGCAATGTGCTCTATCACTCTGCCTAATCTTAGAGAAATAGCCTGTACTAACAGAGAGTATTTTAGACAACTGGTTACGACCATTTTGAACGATCTTAAAAAAGAAGACCCTAAGCTCAAAGACACAGATTTTAAACTGACTCAGGATGCCTGGGACTGTCTTTTGAGCAGCCAGTGGCCAGGTAATATCAGACAGTTGCGACATGTGCTGCTGTTATCTACTGTATATGCGTTAAATACAGGTAAATCCGAGATCAATGGTAAGATTATCTCCTTACACCTCTCTAAAGTAACCACAGTATCTTCCAGTAGTTCACCGGCAGATGATTTTATTCCTAATGATCTTAATCAGTGGCTTGCAGAGCAGAAAGACAAGATTATAAAAAACGCCTTGAAATTAACCAGAGATAATACTTCAAAAGCAGCGAAGATACTGGGAATGAATGAGCAGACACTATACTCTTATCTGAAAAAGGCTAAGTAA